The DNA segment TGCAGCCTTTGGTCTTACACTATCAATGGCATCAATGACATAATCAAAGTTGTTATTCATCATTTCAGCGACATTATCAACCGTGACAAAATCATCAATACTCGTCACTTTGCATTCTGGATTGATTGCTAAAATACGCTGTTTCATCACATCACATTTAGGCTGGCCCACGCTTTCTTTTAACGCATGTATTTGACGATTAGTGTTAGTCACACACACATCATCCATATCAATTAAGGTGATAGCACCAATACCACTACGTGCTAATGCTTCAGCAGCCCAGCTACCGACCCCACCTATACCCACGACACAAATATGAGCCTGAGCAAAATAAGACAACGCTTTTTGCCCATAGAGTCGCCCTATTCCAGAAAAGCGTTGTAAATATGAATCTGATAATGAATTTTGCATAATGCGATAACAACCTAAATAACAGAAATAATCACGGCTCCTAATATCCATAGCCATGTCGTTTGCATCATTTTACCGTTAATAATGAACAGATAAATAGTAAATCGTTTTATGACGCAGGGTTTAATAAGTTAAGTTGTGATTTTTTTAATACCCAAACACGCCCATAATGATTATAAAAACCTGCCATATGACCAGCATCTTTACCAATTCCATGATAAATATCGAAATGATGCCCTTTAATTGCCCCACCTACATCTAATGCCACCATTAAACGCATTTGGTATTCACCTGTAAAATTACCGCTATTATCAAGTACAGGAATTTCAGCAAGCAGCACCGTTCCGGCAGGAATAATACTTCTGTCGGAAGCCACAGAAGCAAGTGCAACAAGAGGAATAGCA comes from the Proteus appendicitidis genome and includes:
- the tcdA gene encoding tRNA cyclic N6-threonylcarbamoyladenosine(37) synthase TcdA — encoded protein: MQNSLSDSYLQRFSGIGRLYGQKALSYFAQAHICVVGIGGVGSWAAEALARSGIGAITLIDMDDVCVTNTNRQIHALKESVGQPKCDVMKQRILAINPECKVTSIDDFVTVDNVAEMMNNNFDYVIDAIDSVRPKAALLAYCRRYKIPVITTGGAGGQIDPTQIQVVDLAKTIQDPLAAKLRERLKSDFNVVKNSKGKLGIDCVFSTEQLVYPQGDGTVCAAKSTADGVKRMDCSAGFGAVTMVTASFGFIAVSHALKKMLAKAQRTGHI